Proteins from a single region of Sporosarcina sp. P33:
- a CDS encoding DUF4064 domain-containing protein, with amino-acid sequence MIKRTAERVLAIIAMIFIAISLAGTAVIGFFWNMASTDPAFMEEFRAAMVDEGVLNMDEVDMFMSFMDSFSIVFWLAVIALFIGLVLSIIGLVKIWNNANPKAAGILFIIAGLFGGILSLPSILLYIAGILCFTRKSPMAPGSSSDEYASTESNWMN; translated from the coding sequence ATGATTAAACGTACAGCAGAGCGGGTTCTCGCAATTATAGCTATGATTTTCATAGCAATCAGTTTGGCCGGAACCGCCGTAATAGGATTCTTTTGGAACATGGCGAGTACAGATCCGGCCTTTATGGAAGAGTTCCGTGCTGCGATGGTGGATGAAGGTGTATTGAACATGGATGAAGTGGATATGTTCATGTCATTCATGGATTCATTCTCTATCGTCTTCTGGCTGGCTGTTATTGCATTATTTATCGGCCTGGTATTGAGCATCATCGGTCTGGTAAAGATATGGAACAATGCCAATCCAAAGGCAGCAGGTATTCTGTTTATCATTGCGGGCCTGTTTGGCGGAATTCTGTCTTTGCCGTCGATCTTACTGTATATTGCCGGGATTCTTTGTTTTACAAGGAAATCCCCAATGGCACCAGGGTCTTCATCGGATGAGTATGCAAGTACCGAATCAAACTGGATGAACTGA